Proteins encoded within one genomic window of Tamandua tetradactyla isolate mTamTet1 chromosome 11, mTamTet1.pri, whole genome shotgun sequence:
- the COLGALT1 gene encoding procollagen galactosyltransferase 1, producing MAAVPRVSRRRGRPLLALLLLLLLPPPPPGAPPGAAAYFPEERWSPESPLQAPRVLIALLARNAAPALPATLGALERLRHPRERTALWVATDHNADNTSAVLREWLVAMKSWYHSVEWRPAEEPRSYPDEEGPKHWSDSRYEHVMKLRQAALKSARDMWADYILFVDADNLLLNPDTLSLLMAENKTVVAPMLDSRAAYSNFWCGMTSQGYYRRTPAYLPIRKRDRRGCFPVPMVHSTFLVDLRKAASRHLAFYPPHPDYTWAFDDIIVFAFSCKQAGVQMYVCNRELYGFLPVPLRAHSSLQDEAESFLHVQLEVMVKHPPAEPSRFISVPPKVPDKMGFDEVFMINLKRRQDRRERMLWMLQEQEIACRLVEATDGKTLNASQVEALGIQMLPGYRDPYHGRPLTKGELGCFLSHYSIWKEVVERGLQKSLVFEDDLRFEIFFKRRLMNLMQDVEREQLDWDLIYVGRKRMQVEHPEKAVPRVRNLVEADYSYWTLAYVISLQGARKLLAAKPLTKMLPVDEFLPVMFDKHPVSEYKAHFASRNLRAFSVEPLLVHPTHYTGDDGYVSDTETSVVWNNERIKTDWDRAKSQKMRQQQALSREAKNSDVLQSPLDSAARDEL from the exons ATGGCGGCGGTCCCACGCGTGTCCCGCCGGCGCGGGCGGCCGCTCCTGgcgttgctgctgctgctgctgctgccgccgccgcccccgGGGGCCCCTCCGGGCGCCGCCGCCTACTTCCCCGAGGAGCGCTGGAGCCCCGAGTCCCCGCTTCAGGCGCCGCGCGTGCTCATCGCTCTCCTGGCGCGCAACGCGGCCCCCGCGCTGCCGGCCACACTGGGCGCGCTCGAGCGGCTGCGGCACCCGCGGGAGCGCACGGCGCTGTG GGTGGCCACGGATCACAACGCGGACAATACGTCGGCGGTGCTGCGCGAGTGGCTGGTGGCCATGAAGAGTTGGTACCACTCGGTGGAGTGGCGACCCGCAGAGGAGCCCAG GTCCTACCCAGATGAGGAAGGGCCCAAGCACTGGTCCGACTCCCGCTACGAACATGTCATGAAGCTGCGCCAGGCCGCGCTGAAATCCGCGCGGGACATGTGGGCAGACTACATCCTG TTTGTGGACGCGGATAACCTGCTCCTGAACCCCGACACGTTGTCCCTGCTCATGGCCGAGAACAAGACGGTGGTGGCCCCCATGCTGGACTCGCGGGCCGCCTACTCCAACTTCTGGTGCGGGATGACCTCCCAG GGCTACTACCGGCGCACGCCCGCCTACCTCCCCATCCGCAAGCGGGACCGGCGCGGCTGCTTCCCGGTGCCCATGGTGCATTCCACTTTCCTGGTCGACCTGCGGAAGGCAGCGTCCCGGCACCTGGCTTTCTACCCGCCCCACCCCGACTACACCTGGGCCTTCGACGACATCATCGTCTTCGCCTTCTCCTGCAAGCAGGCAG GCGTGCAGATGTACGTGTGCAACAGGGAGCTGTACGGCTTCCTGCCGGTGCCGCTGCGGGCACACAGCTCCCTGCAGGATGAGGCTGAGAGCTTCCTGCACGTGCAGCTGGAGGTCATGG TGAAGCACCCGCCAGCAGAGCCGTCCCGGTTCATCTCGGTGCCTCCCAAGGTCCCTGACAAGATGGGCTTCGACGAG GTGTTCATGATCAACCTGAAGCGGCGGCAGGACCGGCGGGAGAGGATGCTGTGGATGCTGCAGGAACAGGAGATCGCATGCAGGCTGGTGGAGGCCACGGACGGCAA AACCCTGAACGCCAGTCAGGTGGAGGCGCTGGGCATCCAGATGCTGCCCGGCTACCGGGACCCCTACCACGGGCGGCCCCTCACCAAGGGCGAGCTGGGCTGCTTCCTCAGCCACTACTCCATCTGGAAGGAG GTCGTGGAGCGGGGGCTGCAGAAGTCGCTGGTGTTCGAGGATGACCTGCGCTTCGAGATCTTCTTCAAGAGGCGCCTGATGAACCTCATGCAGGACGTGGAGCGGGAGCAGCTGGACTGGGACCTCAT CTACGTGGGCCGGAAGCGGATGCAGGTGGAGCACCCCGAGAAGGCTGTGCCCCGCGTGAGGAACCTGGTGGAGGCCGACTACTCCTACTGGACGCTGGCCTATGTCATCTCCCTGCAAGGCGCCCGCAAGTTGCTGGCCGCCAAGCCGCTGACCAAGATGCTGCCCGTCGACGAGTTCCTGCCAGTCATGTTCGACAAGCACCCGGT GTCTGAATACAAGGCCCACTTTGCATCCCGCAACCTCCGCGCCTTCTCAGTGGAGCCATTGCTCGTCCACCCCACACACTACACGGGTGATGATGGCTACGTGAGCGACACGGAGACCTCGGTCGTGTGGAACAACGAGCGCATCAAGACCGACTGGGACCGGGCCAAGTCCCAGAAGATGCGGCAGCAGCAGGCACTGAGCCGCGAGGCCAAGAACTCGGATGTGCTGCAGTCCCCGCTGGACAGCGCCGCCCGTGACGAGCTCTGA